The following proteins come from a genomic window of Miscanthus floridulus cultivar M001 chromosome 2, ASM1932011v1, whole genome shotgun sequence:
- the LOC136539269 gene encoding wall-associated receptor kinase 2-like — protein sequence MPTMLILHPYLLLVALTAFSSTPEAESTSGCPDSCGGIAIQYPFGIGAGCFRKGFELICDRSLDRPVLAGTTKPVPLNHLSIRTAEARVMLPVAWQCFNSSDSVYAWSDGDVQFNREEVYRISNANNQLVVIGCNTLGYTQSQRSEGNDYDYGYYTGCMSYCNNSKSAMDGACAGIGCCRLDIPPGLTDNRMNFDVYTHKKRLGFSPCDYAFLVDRDNYTFHTADLKMETNTMMPVWLDWAIHDNMTCDDAKRAESYACVSANSECHDSSNGFGYVCNCSMGYEGNPYIANGCTDINECESHQEYPCRGVCRNTLGSYECKCPSGSHSADPFNDPCNPNFPLAAKITIGAIGGLFIIAVAVFASLLAKEKRKMKDYFRKNGGPIIEEVNKIKLFKKKELEQTLKSSNRIGQGGFGEVYKGYLRDETQPVAVKKPKIDVKLAGQFANEVIIQSRVLHKNIVKLIGCCLEVDVPILVYEYVPNGSLDRILHDSNRVPLNLDLRLQIAAQSAKGLAYMHSEITTPILHGDVKPANILLDEDFVPKISDFGTSRMITVDENYASTIVGNWGYMDPEYVLTGLYTGKSDVYSFGVVLLELFTRKKALDPDNNSILGNSLDTYTKKKRVIELVDPEIAAIGNTGFFHSLAEIIVQCLSTDIDQRPEMADVAERLQYLLK from the exons ATGCCGACAATGTTAATCTTGCATCCATATTTACTGCTAGTGGCATTAACAGCTTTCAGTTCTACTCCTGAGGCTGAGAGCACCTCTGGATGCCCAGATAGCTGTGGAGGCATAGCCATCCAATATCCATTTGGCATTGGTGCGGGCTGCTTCCGTAAGGGCTTCGAGCTCATCTGTGACCGCAGTCTGGACAGGCCGGTGCTTGCTGGCACCACGAAACCCGTTCCACTCAACCACCTCTCTATCAGGACGGCAGAGGCCCGTGTGATGCTGCCTGTTGCGTGGCAGTGCTTTAACTCTTCGGACTCGGTGTATGCCTGGAGCGACGGCGATGTGCAGTTCAACCGTGAAGAGGTGTACCGTATCTCCAACGCCAACAACCAGCTTGTTGTCATAGGCTGCAACACCCTGGGTTACACTCAGAGCCAGCGGAGTGAGGGCAATGACTACGACTATGGATACTACACTGGCTGCATGTCTTACTGCAACAACTCAAAAAGTGCGATGGATGGTGCCTGTGCTGGCATCGGCTGTTGTCGTCTCGACATCCCACCGGGCCTCACCGACAACAGAATGAACTTCGATGTGTACACCCACAAAAAAAGGCTGGGCTTCAGCCCCTGCGACTATGCCTTCCTGGTAGACAGGGACAACTACACGTTCCACACAGCTGACCTGAAGATGGAAACCAACACTATGATGCCTGTGTGGCTGGATTGGGCCATCCATGACAACATGACGTGTGACGACGCAAAGAGGGCAGAGAGCTATGCTTGTGTGAGCGCCAACAGTGAGTGTCATGACTCCTCCAATGGGTTTGGGTATGTCTGCAACTGCAGCATGGGCTACGAAGGCAACCCCTATATTGCAAACGGTTGTACCG ATATCAATGAGTGTGAAAGTCATCAAGAGTATCCATGCAGAGGTGTTTGCCGGAATACACTGGGTTCCTACGAATGCAAATGCCCCAGTGGTTCCCACAGTGCTGATCCGTTTAATGATCCTTGCAACCCCAATTTTCCGCTTGCAGCAAAAATCACCATCG GTGCAATAGGTGGACTTTTTATCATAGCAGTTGCAGTATTTGCCAGTCTTCttgccaaagagaaaagaaagatgaaagattATTTTAGAAAGAATGGGGGTCCTATAATAGAAGAAGTTAACAAGATTAAGCTCTTCAAGAAGAAGGAGCTGGAGCAAACACTTAAAAGTAGTAATCGTATTGGACAAGGTGGCTTCGGTGAGGTTTACAAGGGATATCTTAGAGATGAAACTCAGCCAGTAGCTGTCAAGAAGCCCAAGATTGATGTTAAATTAGCAGGCCAATTTGCAAACGAAGTTATTATTCAATCTCGAGTCTTGCACAAGAACATTGTTAAGCTCATAGGGTGTTGCCTAGAAGTTGATGTTCCAATTTTGGTTTATGAGTATGTGCCCAATGGTAGTCTCGACAGAATTCTGCATGACAGCAACAGGGTGCCTCTCAACTTGGATCTACGTCTACAAATTGCTGCACAATCGGCAAAGGGTCTAGCTTACATGCATTCAGAAATCACTACACCAATTCTTCATGGCGATGTTAAACCAGCTAATATACTTTTAGATGAGGACTTTGTACCAAAGATCTCCGACTTCGGTACATCTAGGATGATTACCGTCGATGAAAATTACGCCAGCACTATCGTTGGTAACTGGGGCTACATGGATCCAGAATATGTGCTGACAGGCCTATACACGGGTAAAAGTGACGTCTACAGTTTTGGAGTTGTGCTCTTAGAGCTCTTTACTAGGAAGAAGGCCTTAGATCCTGATAACAACAGCATACTGGGGAATTCCCTGGATACTTACACAAAGAAGAAGAGAGTGATTGAGCTTGTTGACCCAGAAATAGCAGCGATTGGAAACACGGGGTTTTTTCATAGTTTGGCAGAAATTATTGTTCAATGTCTTAGTACTGACATTGATCAAAGGCCTGAGATGGCAGATGTAGCAGAGCGTCTTCAGTACCTGCTGAAGTGA